GCCTTAGAAAAGACCAAGCATGAGGAGGATGAACAAAGAAATAActgatttttcaatattttggaGCATGATGGAGGTGCAAGAAGGATAAGCCTGGGCGGGGGACGAAGTAGAAGAACCCCTTCTCAGCTTTCTTAAGGCGATAACACTTAGCAACCACATGAGCAGTTACAGGGTAACCATGAAAATGAAGGACCATAAAGAACCCggtcaaaaatttaaagaattggAACCAATTAATTCAAAGGAACTTGGAAAATATGGGAAACATCAGAATAAAAAAAGGGGGAAAAGGAAGCAAAGGCTGACCTCAGTTGGGCGGCAAATAGCATAAATAGATGGGGGGAGGGAAGAAATGATGACTCATAGGAGAATGGGTATATACAACAAACTCAGACGGAAAGTGACACTCCTGGAGGAGGTCTGCAGGATTAAGACCCCCAGTCCGTTGGCGACTGAGGAACCTTCTCCTCCTCCCCCTCCTCCGTTGGAGGAACTTCCCCTGGGGGGGACCCAGAAGGTTCACCTGCAAAAGAGGACCCCGGCGTCTAGGCCTCCTCTGGTGGAGACCTCATCCTCTTCTCTCAGGGGAAGAACCCTCCTCATCAGTATCCTCATCTATCAAGCGACAAGCGACTGTCATGGCCTATCTTAAGCTTCTCTTCAAACCCCTACCAAAACACGGTGGGGCAAGGTCCGCCCTCTCTGAGGTGGCCTCTGAGGGATCATCGCTCAAGAAGGTCTCCTTAAGAAAACGCACAGATTCACTAGACGAAGACATCTTTCAGAAAGAACGAAGAAActctaaaaagaaaaggaggaagagATACTTACAGAGAAAAATGAAGGGTGGAGGGAGACCCTGGTGCTTTGAAGAGGAACTTTTTGAGGGAGCAGAAGAGGAACTCGAGAGGTTGCTGAGGAAAGGGTTTTTAGCCCACGTCTTTGATAAGTGTTATACTAAAGAGCAGTTACCAAGCGCGTGGAAGGAAGGCCACCGAACGTGCGTGTTGTGAAGGACGCGCCCTTTCGTCATCATTAAAGCCTTCAAGTCAGCCTGCCAAATAGTTGTTGCCTCATTCCCCAATAAGACGAAGGTTGCAGCAGCTAGTTAGATGGACAGACACCATGTTAAAATAGGTAGGTCCTTCCATCCGAAAGATACAAAGACCTCTCATTTAGAGGTAGCCTCCTTCATTATGAACGTAGGCGGGACCCTCCATCCGATGAAACAGAGAATCCTACTCTAAGGATTTAGGAGGCTTCCTTCTTCCTTAGAGTGGCAGGGATTGAATGATGGTTATGGCCCAAGAAGAAACACTAGGCCCAACTCAAGCCCACAAGCACAGGATTATTGCGTTTGGCCCATAAAGGGAGCCTGCCTACTCAAGATCAGCCCAAGAGGAAGGCTCAGCCGAAGGAAGAGCCCCCGCCCTGAAAATTGTCCAAGGATGAGACTCATGAGCTCGGTCCAAGTGGAAGGCCTCGCTTGAAGGTCTGCTGCTCCTTTCCAAGTCTAGCCCGAGTGAAGAAGCTGTCCTCCAGAAGTCGGACTCCTCACCCTAAGAGGACTCCTCGTGAAGCAAGAGTCCTCACAAAGTAGGAGTCCCCCCTCACCCGAAGACTTGCTGCTGAAGAAGTAGATACAAAGGCAGCTTTATCCCGCTTTCACCTTCGAGGACTCTTGCCATAAAGAGactcctctataaatacaaaGGGCTCCTCTCAGCGGACCACCTGCCACTTTCAAAGAATTATTCCGCTGCTACATTTCTATTCTGGTATTCATATTCTCACTCACGAAATTCTCATTTCTTTCACGATTtctcattataatttgtttttttatttatctattcttaaattcggaactaacttaagtatcggagtgctaactttttgttttgcaggtcctcTTTCACAAGAGCTTTCACTCAATTAACCCAAATCCAACCTCAAGATCCAAGAACTTTGGACCTGTGCTAAAATTGCACGCATCAACAAATACCCCTAATAAAATACCTCAGTAATAAACTGCcacaaagaaatatttatgttttcaagGAGtagaaaacaaacatcaagaagccttattgtaatttgccttaactttatatatactGCATAAGCATAGAGATGaatgcaaaatataaatttaatgggCTAAGGGAAAATTGACTATCTGCTTatcatatcatttatttaatttagaatttattagatttataccccttttaaaaatataaaattataccttctctaaacaaaaataaaattctactTACACACTCTTCAAAAGAATTTCATTGACACCTGACCCTAGGAAGGGACGAAAAATATTCAcgttaacaaataaattatataattttttaattttgccccatatttaacattcttttatttttatattttaagaggataaatataatatatatatatatatggagtaaggttattattattatttattttttctttataaatataaaattattacatgggAATGTTAAATTAGtggtaaattaaaaaattttcttattgttttgCTAACATCAATATTGTTCGTGTATACCCTAACGAGAAAGGATGTCAGGCgtaaacaatgaattttcaaataggGTGCAGATATAaccttgaaatttttttagaaaaaagtataattttatatttttaaaagagatCTAAATATGATTAACCTTTTTAATCTAATACAAGCTTGATGGGTATTGCCTAAATGCGGTTGGCCCAAGAAGAGATTCCATCTCAAGTCAGGCCCATCAGCCCAAGAGGGAGGCGACCCGTCCAAAAATGTCAGGCACAGCCTAAGAAGGAAGCCCACTATAATAGGTTCAGCCCAAGAGGGGAGCCTGCTAGGTTCAACCCAAGAGGAGAGCCCGCCACACCCAAGTCTGTCCGAAAGAGAAGCCTGTCACACCCAATTAGGCCCAAGAAGGAGGCCCAGTACAAAGGCCTATTGCATCCTCCCAAAGCCAACTCCAGGGAAGGGTGGTGTCCTCAAGAAACTGAACTCCTTAGCCTAAGAGGACTCGTGGCAAAGCAAGAGTCTTCATTAAGAGGGATTCCTTCCTCATCCAAAAACGTGCTATCGAATCAAGAAGAGGATAAGGTCATACCTTATCCCCATATTCCTGCCTTCCTTCTCGGGACTCAGCTCTTCCTGGAGTTCTTGCGAAAGAGGATTCCTCCTCTATAATTATGGGTGGCACCCTTCAACAGAGCCCCTTCAACAATCTGAAAAACTCTCTTGTTGTCTCTCTGCTACTTCTAAACTCGTGTTCTTACTATATATTACTTACAGAATTCTTATTCCTACTTCCATTTCTCATCATAATtcatctttatatttattcatttctaAATCCGAAACTAGCATAATCATCGGACTGCTAACGTGTTGTTTTGCAGGCCCTTTTTTCTCAAGTTCTTTCACTCAATTAGCTTAGACCCAGCATTAGGATCCAAGAACTTTGGACTCGTGCTAAAATCGCTCGCATCAAGgctaattatcactaaataaTCCTATCACGCATTACTATATTTGGATAGATTAATTTgtgtttgagaaaataatgtagaaaaagaatatcaagtaagggtaaattatattgatatttcttGAGGTTAGGCTACATTACACAAAACACActgtgttttataaaattacagttatATCTCTAAGGCttattactataatattttttaggaggtgtttgtatgaattttcatttaaataggGAGtgaaattgtaattacaactaacTTTTTAagtttagttataattacaaaaaacagGGAGCGTGTATTTTAGTCTACTCTCATGGGacgtcaatgtaatttaccttatatctaaagaacttaaaattcattaatattttataaaacataattcaaGATAAAAGTAAgtatttgaaatcttttgtGGTGTAATAGGAATTTAAGATACTTACAACTCCATTTGAATTAACCAATTTGGATTTGCGGgaaagatttgaaaaaataattttaaacaaattgatttgaaatccatTAATACTAAATGAAATATcgttaaaaattagaataaaaagatttgaaatccttcaaatttaaattcaccaataaatccaagaaatttgtttttgtagatttaaaatccataatttttaatccatcaTTCCAAATGCAACTCAACTTTAAATCTACCAATCCAAATATAACCTTATAGAATTAGAGGTCTCAGATATGAAGTGCTAGATGAATATCCAAATCTATTTAGGAATTTAAAGAAGCATAACTTTCAAACTACATGTATATGTAACAACAGATGTTATATCTTCACCAAAttcacttcttttttcttttttttttctttttccctaaTATAAGGAGTATCAGTGCTAGTTCCCAACAAATTAACTTCTTCCTTACGAGGAGATCCAAAAGAGACTATCCACAATTCCAAATTTAGCAAGCCAAAGACAATTATATTCATCCAGACAGCACACTAGATCGAATTTTTCTTCCACAGCTCAACGAAAACAGCGACCAAAATGCTAGGCGTTACATTGCATCCGCAAGAGTTTGCCTGTATGGGCACAGCCACACAAAGGAGAAAGAAGGGTGCTAGGATGGTACATAATTACAGGAACTAATCCTGTTTTGAAACTACTTAGTTATCTAGTGAAACATTCACAAGGGTGTAGTTGATTATACAAAAACAGGTTGGTATGAAATCTTAAAGTATATCAGCACATCAGAAACAAGAGAACAACAAGAACAACAACTGATAGCGTGGGCGTGCCAGGAGGAGAATTTAGTGCATCGTGGCTTGCTACATGCTGTGTTATATCTAAAATGTTAGTCAGGAGTAAAGCATCTCACTCAGTTCTGCGCATTTTGATGTTTATTGGTTTCTCCTTGTAGGATTGAACCTTCTTGGCTGCTAGACGAGATGATCTGAGAGACGGTCTTCCTGACTCTTGAGATTCATGTCTGTGACCAGAACTGCCTTCATTATCTTCAACTTTGACTGATGGATTCTCAGAAGTTGACCCTTTTTCTGCAACAGCTTCATCGAGCTGTGAACATGCAAGAATGCTAGTATCTCTCGCGTCAAACAAATCCTCAACAGGTTTCACTTCTGCAGCTTTAAATCTGGCAGATTGCCTCCTCACAGAAGGCCTGACAAGATGAAAATAAAGGAaatgtcaaaataaaatttatggttGTTTCATTCCTAGATTGACTGCAAACCAGGAAAccaccttttcttttcaatcgTCTCCTTTGATTGAACTTGTTCAGAAGAACCCACACCTACCCAAGGTACAAGGAAAACACTTCAGTATAAGAGGATCCTTGTTGTCTAACAAGGTACTGCAAGAATGATAACTCACTGTTGGGCTGCAAACTCCTTCTGGTCTTGTGTGGCTTTTCATCATCCCCACCTTCTTTTCTGGACTGAACTTCCTCCTGGGAGTTCATCAACTTCAGACATAAAATTAGACCAGCCATAGTGAGgataaaaactcaaaaattcaGAAACCCTGGTGCAAGTATAAGCAACACAAACACACAGAGCCCGGGACAGTATGGACAATTGGAGTAAATATTCAAAATCCATCTTATACCTCAGCATCAGCACCTTCCAATGGCCCtgttcttcctttttcctgaGTAACAAATGAGCATAAAGTTAAGCACAACAaacttttgataattttagttgcTGCTATATTGACATACAGACCTCAGCTCCCAATTTTCTTGCTTTAAGCAGACCACTTTTGCACCCAAGCTCATGCTGCAATACTTTCAACTGAAATAGAGGAAACACGAGAAGGTGTCTTGGTTCGTGATACTCAACATATGTAGTCAAACTATAAacatggaaaagaaaatttcattcCAGTCTTAATGAACCTACCCGATCTTTACCTGAATTTAATTCCTGAAAATTCAAGAAGCAATGTCAACAAAATGCAATAACAGAATTTCAGAAAATCAACTACTACAGATATAAGTTAAAATAGGAACACACCACAAGCATTTGGGTGTTTGAAAGAGCTAGCTGTTGATTCTGTTCCTGCATCTTAAGCAGATTTACTCTCAATCTGTCTAACTCAATTCCACTCTGTTCAATGATTTTGCTAATACAAAACAATGTTAAGGAACCCCCAAAAAAGTAAGACCTAATCAGAAGCAAGATTTAAGCCTAACTGAAACTCCAAACAGGATACTTTCTCTGTGCCAACATCTTCACCAAAGCCATGTTCTCCTGAACCACATGCAAAATCAAGCTAAAACAGCACAAGAAATAAACCAATCATGAAAATGCTAAGAACTACTAATAACATTACCTTCTGAAGCTGGTCAATGTACTCTTTTGTAGTTGTCTCAATGCATTGTGCTTTCTCCCCTTGAATCAACAATCTTTGATTTTGTGGCAGGTTGCTAATGTCTGCCAGCTTCCTCCTCACTACATTCTGAGCATGCGGCCGAGCTGCCTTCTCAGCTATATCTGGATTTTTGTTCAGAACTGTAAAAAAGCAAATTTAAACCTTACACCTCCAAAACCATAATTTTAGCTGCTCTAGAAGTAATCCCACAAAATATTACCACAAATGAAAATAGGGAACTCAAATTCTACCACcagtacaaaattattcatattgaAATGCATTCCACATGTAACTGGGAAAATAATGGGGAATACATGAAATTAGCGGACAGTGCTCCAAGTCTGATTATCAAATCCGATAAATGAAACTAACCCCCAAAAAGTTGTTGAATTTGCGAAATTCAAACATCAAAACGAAGCCAATAGACACTCAACATCGAAGCTTCTCAAGAAAAACCTTCTCCTTTTCACCAAGCAGTagctcaaatatatataaaaagaagaaaaaaaaaagaaaagaaaaccacAGATAAATCGTCATATGAATGCCCAGGCGAAACCCTAGAAAATTAAGTACAAAAAGAAGTCAATAGCTCCGGTTAtgccacaagaagaaatttcCCAATTTTAACAGAATTCGTATTTCAAGCCCTAAAGAGCACTCTGaacgaaataaaaatataaacaattacCTCCTGTTTTTGCAGCATTCACCGAATCAAGAACCACAAGACCTTCCGTCTTCGACATCAACGCTCACCCCaatccctctctctctctcaacaaTGTTTGTctactttctctctctataatTGCTGATACATAAATCTGTCTATCGTTTGCGTCTGTACAGACTTCACTCTGCAAGTGTGATTCAAATGAGGGAGGGAAAACAGAAGCAGAGACTCTGAGGCTCGGAGTATACGAACTGCTTCCCCAGGCAAATTCCGGGCCTCCTTCCAGTGGGCcttgcatatttttataaatacaactGCACTCGATACGGGCCCATTAAGGAAACATAACTTGGGCTAATAGGCCcaatttattactaaaatttgGGATAATTGCACCATCCTCCCCTtaagtttttaattgcatataaatacattataatttaaatagttacATTTTAATACCTTAgatgtttattttcatccaacAAATGATCTTTTCGTTAGTTAACATTCAgaaattcatcaatataaaaaaaaattaaaattcaaatttaccccctgattaatttattacaggtaaaataaatcttttctagcatgtgaaattataaggataatttggtcagaaaatatttgatttaccAGCTAttagttagtaataagtcaatcaaaactaattataaattatcattctttttcattttatttttttgctaatatcagcaaatttaatgatttttaactaataaagtGATCTATTTTtgtgcaaaaaataaatttccaaaatattaaataaaatatctcaaattatatgaaatttatgtgtaattagagcagatattagaaaaaaaaaaaaaaaaaggtgtacttatctcataaaaatttttcatcaaagtttttatatattttcattattttgatattttgatctcCTGATTGAGTTTTAACTATTGGTAAGGCGATCATACTTCCTTCACGTAAATTAGAACTTAATTTAGCGGGCGTGTGAATaactaattgatttattttctttcagttaTTATTTTTCCCGTCTTGGTGTATTAATAACTAAACGGGTTTTTCCAAtgtataaaatacaaatttcaaTGGCTTCGATTACTATAACCTTTCTGACcagatctttttcttttttaaggtGTGTTACTGCgaaatatgaaagaaataagaatttttttttgctaagtgtcaaaaatataatcaataaaaaaattaaatggataAAGAAATAATGGGTTCCGTCGTTTCTATGGTTACtctatgtttatttttcttccaatttattaaaaagaaactgttattaaataaattatattaatagtaGAGTCtgctaaaaaaatttgattgaaagttgtaacttttttctaatttttttaatcaacttTTTCCTAATATAAAGATATgtaacataaatatttatttattattaacaatgATGTGTATCGAATTTCGGCTGCACCACAAGGATGATAGGacttttgtaaaaattctaaaattatccaaGGACTAACCCTGCAAAATAAAGATTAGTA
The nucleotide sequence above comes from Sesamum indicum cultivar Zhongzhi No. 13 linkage group LG11, S_indicum_v1.0, whole genome shotgun sequence. Encoded proteins:
- the LOC105174179 gene encoding shugoshin-1 isoform X1: MSKTEGLVVLDSVNAAKTGVLNKNPDIAEKAARPHAQNVVRRKLADISNLPQNQRLLIQGEKAQCIETTTKEYIDQLQKENMALVKMLAQRNKIIEQSGIELDRLRVNLLKMQEQNQQLALSNTQMLVELNSGKDRLKVLQHELGCKSGLLKARKLGAEEKGRTGPLEGADAELMNSQEEVQSRKEGGDDEKPHKTRRSLQPNSVGSSEQVQSKETIEKKRPSVRRQSARFKAAEVKPVEDLFDARDTSILACSQLDEAVAEKGSTSENPSVKVEDNEGSSGHRHESQESGRPSLRSSRLAAKKVQSYKEKPINIKMRRTE
- the LOC105174179 gene encoding SHUGOSHIN 1 isoform X2; this translates as MSKTEGLVVLDSVNAAKTGVLNKNPDIAEKAARPHAQNVVRRKLADISNLPQNQRLLIQGEKAQCIETTTKEYIDQLQKENMALVKMLAQRNKIIEQSGIELDRLRVNLLKMQEQNQQLALSNTQMLVELNSGKDRLKVLQHELGCKSGLLKARKLGAEEKGRTGPLEGADAEEEVQSRKEGGDDEKPHKTRRSLQPNSVGSSEQVQSKETIEKKRPSVRRQSARFKAAEVKPVEDLFDARDTSILACSQLDEAVAEKGSTSENPSVKVEDNEGSSGHRHESQESGRPSLRSSRLAAKKVQSYKEKPINIKMRRTE